A genomic stretch from Serratia entomophila includes:
- the gltB gene encoding glutamate synthase large subunit, producing MLYDKSHERDNCGFGLIAHIEGEPSHKVVRTAIHALARMQHRGAILADGKTGDGCGLLLQKPDRFFRMVAEERGWRLAKNYAVGMMFLSQNEEEARASRRIVEEELQNETLSIVGWREVPTNPDVLGEIALSSLPRIEQIFVNAPAGWRPRDMERRLFVARRRIEKRVQDDSFYVCSFSNLVTIYKGLCMPADLPRFYLDLADLRLESAICLFHQRFSTNTVPRWPLAQPFRYLAHNGEINTITGNRQWARARTYKFQTPLIPDLQAAAPFVNETGSDSSSLDNMLELLLAGGMDLIRAMRLLVPPAWQNNPDMDTDLRAFFDFNSMHMEPWDGPAGIVMSDGRYAACNLDRNGLRPARYVITKDKLITCASEVGIWDYQPDEVVEKGRVGPGELMVIDTRSGRILHSAETDNDLKSRHPYKEWMEKNVKRLVPFEDLPDDRVGSRELDDAQLETYQKQFGYSSEELDQVLRVLGEIGQEATGSMGDDTPFAVLSSRPRIVYDYFRQQFAQVTNPPIDPLREAHVMSLGTNIGREMNVFCEAEGQAHRLSFKSPILLYSDFQQLTTLEGEYYRAETLDLTFDPAEQDLEQKIHALCDEAEQKARDGAVLLVLSDRAIAPNRLPVPAPMAVGAVQTRLVEQNLRCDANIIVETASARDPHHFAVLLGFGATAVYPYLAYETLAKLVDSQAIDKQYRDVMLNYRNGINKGLYKIMSKMGISTIASYRCAKLFEAVGLHRSLCDLCFQGVVSRIGGASFSDFQQDLQNLSKRAWLKRKPLEQGGLLKFVHGGEYHAYNPDVVSTLQKAVHSGDYGDYQAYAKLVNERPVAMLRDLLAITPQGAPIPVDQVEPAESLFKRFDTAAMSIGALSPEAHESLAIAMNSLGGFSNSGEGGEDPARYGTNKVSRIKQVASGRFGVTPAYLINADVIQIKVAQGAKPGEGGQLPGDKVTPYIAKLRYSVPGVTLISPPPHHDIYSIEDLAQLIFDLKQVNPKAVISVKLVSEPGVGTIATGVAKAYADLITIAGYDGGTGASPLSSVKYAGCPWELGLVETQQALVANGLRHKIRLQVDGGLKTGVDIVKAAILGAESFGFGTGPMVALGCKYLRICHLNNCATGVATQDDKLRRDHYHGLPERVTNYFQFIARETREIMAQLGVSQLVDLIGRTEFLTELDGISAKQNKLDLSPLLKTATPHPGKALYCTEGSNPPFDKGLLNKELLAQAEPHIEAKHSKTFYFDIRNTDRSVGAMLSGAIATVHGDQGMAADPIKAHFSGTAGQSFGVWNAGGVELTLTGDANDYVGKGMAGGSIAVRPPIGSAFRSHEASIIGNTCLYGATGGKLFAAGRAGERFAVRNSGAITVVEGIGDNGCEYMTGGIVCVLGKTGINFGAGMTGGFAYVLDEDGEFRKRVNPELVEVLDVDQLAIHEEHLRGLITEHVQATGSSRAEEILANWPEWAPKFALVKPKSSDVKALLGHRSRSAAELRVQAQ from the coding sequence ATGTTGTACGATAAATCCCATGAGAGGGACAACTGTGGTTTCGGCCTGATCGCCCACATAGAAGGCGAACCTAGCCACAAGGTGGTGCGCACCGCCATTCACGCGCTAGCCCGCATGCAGCACCGTGGCGCCATTCTTGCCGACGGCAAGACCGGTGACGGTTGCGGCCTGTTACTGCAAAAACCCGATCGCTTTTTCCGCATGGTGGCGGAAGAGCGCGGCTGGCGTTTAGCCAAGAACTACGCCGTTGGCATGATGTTCCTCAGCCAGAATGAAGAGGAAGCTCGCGCCAGCCGCCGCATTGTAGAAGAAGAGCTGCAAAACGAAACGCTGTCGATCGTCGGCTGGCGTGAAGTGCCGACCAACCCGGACGTGCTGGGTGAGATCGCACTCTCTTCCCTGCCGCGCATCGAACAAATTTTCGTTAACGCCCCGGCCGGCTGGCGCCCGCGCGATATGGAACGCCGCCTGTTCGTGGCGCGCCGCCGTATCGAGAAACGCGTCCAGGACGACAGCTTCTACGTCTGCAGCTTCTCCAACCTGGTGACGATCTATAAAGGCCTGTGCATGCCTGCGGATCTGCCGCGCTTTTATCTCGACCTGGCGGACCTGCGTCTGGAATCGGCCATCTGCCTGTTCCACCAGCGCTTCTCCACCAACACCGTGCCGCGCTGGCCGCTGGCGCAGCCGTTCCGTTATCTGGCGCACAACGGTGAAATCAACACCATCACCGGCAACCGCCAATGGGCCCGCGCCCGTACCTATAAATTCCAGACGCCGCTGATCCCGGATCTGCAGGCCGCCGCGCCGTTCGTCAACGAAACCGGTTCCGACTCCAGCTCGCTGGACAACATGCTGGAGCTGCTGCTGGCGGGCGGTATGGACCTGATCCGCGCCATGCGCCTGCTGGTGCCGCCGGCCTGGCAGAACAACCCGGACATGGACACCGATCTGCGCGCCTTCTTCGATTTCAACTCGATGCACATGGAGCCGTGGGACGGCCCGGCCGGCATCGTGATGTCCGACGGCCGCTACGCCGCCTGTAACCTCGACCGCAACGGCCTGCGCCCGGCGCGCTATGTGATAACCAAAGACAAGCTGATCACCTGCGCCTCTGAAGTCGGCATTTGGGATTACCAGCCGGACGAAGTGGTGGAAAAAGGCCGCGTCGGCCCCGGCGAGCTGATGGTGATCGACACCCGCAGCGGCCGTATCCTGCATTCGGCGGAAACCGACAACGATCTGAAAAGCCGCCACCCGTATAAAGAGTGGATGGAAAAGAACGTCAAGCGCCTGGTGCCGTTCGAAGACCTGCCGGACGATCGGGTAGGCAGCCGCGAACTGGACGACGCACAGCTCGAAACCTACCAGAAGCAGTTCGGCTACAGCAGCGAAGAGCTGGATCAGGTGCTGCGCGTGCTGGGTGAAATCGGCCAGGAAGCCACCGGCTCCATGGGTGACGATACTCCGTTCGCCGTGCTCTCCAGCCGCCCGCGCATCGTCTATGACTATTTCCGCCAGCAGTTCGCGCAGGTGACCAACCCGCCGATCGATCCGCTGCGCGAAGCGCACGTGATGTCGCTGGGCACCAATATCGGCCGCGAAATGAACGTGTTTTGCGAAGCCGAGGGCCAGGCGCATCGCCTGAGCTTTAAATCGCCGATCCTGCTGTACTCCGACTTCCAGCAGCTCACCACGCTGGAAGGCGAATACTACCGCGCCGAAACGCTCGATCTGACCTTCGATCCGGCCGAGCAGGATCTGGAGCAGAAGATCCACGCCTTGTGCGACGAGGCGGAACAAAAAGCCCGCGACGGCGCAGTGCTGCTGGTGCTCTCCGATCGCGCCATTGCGCCGAACCGCTTGCCGGTACCGGCACCGATGGCGGTGGGTGCGGTGCAAACCCGCCTGGTGGAACAGAATCTGCGTTGCGACGCCAACATCATCGTAGAAACCGCCAGCGCCCGTGACCCGCACCACTTCGCCGTGCTGCTCGGCTTCGGCGCCACCGCCGTCTATCCGTACCTGGCCTATGAAACGCTGGCCAAGCTGGTCGACAGCCAGGCGATCGACAAACAGTACCGCGACGTGATGCTGAACTACCGCAACGGCATCAACAAAGGCCTGTACAAGATCATGTCCAAAATGGGCATCTCGACCATCGCCTCCTACCGCTGCGCCAAGCTGTTTGAAGCGGTCGGCCTGCATCGCTCCCTGTGCGACCTGTGCTTCCAGGGCGTGGTCAGCCGCATCGGCGGCGCCAGCTTCAGCGACTTCCAGCAGGATCTGCAAAACCTGTCCAAACGCGCCTGGCTGAAACGCAAACCGTTGGAACAGGGCGGCCTGTTGAAGTTTGTACACGGCGGCGAATACCACGCCTACAACCCGGACGTGGTCAGCACGCTGCAAAAAGCGGTGCACAGCGGCGATTACGGCGACTACCAGGCTTACGCCAAGCTGGTGAACGAACGCCCGGTCGCCATGCTGCGCGACCTGCTGGCCATCACGCCGCAGGGCGCGCCGATCCCGGTCGATCAGGTTGAACCGGCGGAATCGCTGTTCAAACGCTTCGACACCGCGGCGATGTCGATCGGTGCCCTGAGCCCGGAAGCGCACGAGTCGCTGGCTATCGCCATGAACAGCCTCGGCGGCTTCTCCAACTCCGGCGAAGGCGGCGAAGACCCGGCGCGTTACGGCACCAACAAAGTGTCGCGCATCAAGCAGGTGGCCTCCGGCCGCTTTGGCGTGACCCCGGCCTACCTGATCAACGCCGACGTCATCCAGATTAAAGTGGCGCAGGGCGCCAAGCCGGGCGAAGGCGGCCAGCTGCCGGGTGATAAAGTGACCCCTTATATCGCCAAGCTGCGTTACTCGGTGCCGGGCGTGACCCTGATCTCCCCGCCGCCGCACCACGATATCTATTCGATTGAAGACCTGGCGCAGTTGATCTTCGATCTGAAGCAGGTCAACCCGAAGGCGGTGATCTCGGTGAAACTGGTTTCCGAACCGGGCGTCGGCACCATCGCCACCGGCGTGGCGAAAGCCTATGCCGATCTGATCACCATTGCCGGCTACGACGGCGGCACCGGCGCCAGCCCGCTGTCTTCGGTGAAATACGCCGGCTGCCCGTGGGAACTCGGCCTGGTGGAAACCCAGCAGGCGCTGGTGGCCAACGGCCTGCGCCATAAAATCCGCCTGCAGGTGGACGGCGGCCTGAAAACCGGCGTGGATATCGTCAAAGCGGCGATCCTCGGCGCGGAAAGCTTCGGCTTCGGCACCGGCCCAATGGTGGCGCTGGGTTGTAAATATCTGCGCATTTGCCACCTGAACAACTGCGCCACCGGCGTAGCGACCCAGGACGACAAACTGCGCCGCGACCACTACCACGGCCTGCCGGAGCGCGTGACCAACTACTTCCAGTTCATCGCGCGCGAAACCCGCGAAATCATGGCGCAGCTGGGCGTCAGCCAGCTGGTTGACCTGATTGGCCGCACCGAGTTCCTGACCGAGCTGGACGGCATTTCCGCCAAGCAGAACAAGCTGGATCTGTCGCCGCTGCTGAAAACCGCCACCCCGCATCCGGGCAAGGCGCTGTACTGCACCGAAGGCAGCAACCCGCCGTTCGACAAGGGCCTGCTGAACAAAGAGCTGCTGGCGCAGGCGGAACCGCATATCGAAGCGAAGCACAGCAAAACCTTCTACTTCGATATCCGCAACACCGACCGCTCGGTGGGCGCCATGTTGTCCGGCGCTATCGCCACCGTGCATGGCGATCAGGGCATGGCGGCCGATCCTATCAAGGCGCACTTCTCCGGCACCGCCGGGCAGAGCTTTGGCGTGTGGAACGCCGGCGGCGTTGAGCTGACCCTGACCGGCGACGCCAACGACTATGTCGGCAAGGGCATGGCCGGCGGCAGCATCGCGGTGCGCCCGCCAATCGGCTCCGCATTCCGCAGCCATGAGGCCAGCATCATCGGCAACACCTGCCTGTATGGCGCCACCGGCGGCAAGCTGTTCGCCGCAGGCCGCGCCGGTGAACGCTTCGCGGTGCGCAACTCCGGCGCCATCACCGTGGTGGAAGGCATCGGCGACAACGGTTGTGAATACATGACCGGCGGCATCGTCTGCGTGTTGGGCAAAACCGGCATCAACTTTGGCGCGGGCATGACCGGCGGTTTCGCCTACGTGCTGGATGAAGACGGCGAGTTCCGCAAACGCGTGAACCCGGAGCTGGTGGAAGTGCTGGACGTCGATCAACTGGCGATCCACGAAGAACACCTGCGCGGCCTGATCACCGAGCACGTGCAGGCCACCGGCTCGTCGCGTGCGGAAGAGATCCTGGCCAACTGGCCTGAATGGGCGCCGAAGTTCGCCCTGGTCAAGCCGAAGTCCAGCGATGTCAAAGCATTGTTGGGTCACCGTAGTCGTTCCGCAGCCGAGCTGCGGGTTCAGGCGCAGTAA
- a CDS encoding glutamate synthase small subunit → MSQNVYQFIDLQRVDPPKKPLKIRKIEFVEIYEPFSETQAKAQADRCLSCGNPYCEWKCPVHNYIPNWLKLANEGRIMEAADLAHQTNSLPEVCGRVCPQDRLCEGSCTLNDEFGAVTIGNIERYISDKAIEMGWKPDMSHVQPTGKRVAVIGAGPAGLACADVLTRNGVKAVVYDRHPEIGGLLTFGIPAFKLEKEVMIKRRGIFSEMGIEFQLNTEVGKDVSMETLLNEFDAVFLGVGTYQSMRGGLENEEAPGVYDALPFLIANTKQLMGYEAEQHEPYVSMEGKRVLVLGGGDTAMDCVRTSIRQGATEVTCAYRRDEANMPGSKREVKNAREEGVEFKFNLQPLSIELNGAGRVAGVKMVRTQLGAPDANGRQVAEQVPGSEHVIDADAVVMAFGFRPHRMDWLAAHDVQLDKQGRILAPESTDNAFQTSNPKIFAGGDAVRGSDLVVTAIAEGRKAADGIMNYLEV, encoded by the coding sequence ATGAGTCAGAATGTTTATCAATTTATCGACCTGCAGCGCGTTGATCCGCCAAAAAAACCGCTGAAGATCCGTAAAATTGAGTTCGTAGAGATCTACGAACCCTTTTCGGAAACCCAGGCGAAAGCGCAGGCCGACCGCTGTTTGTCCTGCGGCAACCCTTATTGCGAATGGAAATGCCCGGTTCACAACTACATCCCGAACTGGCTGAAGCTGGCGAACGAAGGCCGCATCATGGAGGCGGCGGATCTGGCGCACCAGACCAACAGCCTGCCGGAAGTATGCGGCCGCGTTTGCCCGCAGGACCGCCTGTGCGAAGGTTCCTGCACGTTGAACGATGAGTTCGGCGCGGTGACCATCGGCAACATCGAGCGTTATATCAGCGATAAAGCGATCGAAATGGGTTGGAAACCGGACATGTCCCACGTGCAGCCGACCGGCAAGCGCGTAGCGGTCATCGGCGCCGGCCCGGCAGGTTTGGCCTGCGCCGACGTGCTGACCCGCAACGGCGTGAAAGCGGTGGTATACGATCGTCATCCGGAGATCGGCGGCCTGCTGACCTTCGGCATCCCGGCCTTCAAGCTGGAAAAAGAGGTGATGATCAAACGCCGCGGCATCTTCAGCGAGATGGGCATCGAGTTCCAGCTGAATACCGAAGTGGGCAAAGACGTCAGCATGGAAACGCTGCTGAACGAGTTCGATGCGGTGTTCCTGGGCGTCGGCACCTATCAGTCGATGCGCGGTGGCCTTGAGAACGAAGAGGCGCCGGGCGTTTACGACGCGCTGCCGTTCCTGATCGCCAACACCAAGCAGCTGATGGGCTATGAGGCCGAGCAGCATGAGCCGTACGTCAGCATGGAAGGCAAGCGCGTGCTGGTGCTGGGCGGGGGCGACACCGCGATGGACTGCGTGCGCACCTCGATCCGCCAGGGGGCCACCGAGGTGACCTGCGCCTACCGCCGCGACGAAGCCAACATGCCGGGCTCCAAGCGCGAAGTGAAAAACGCTCGCGAGGAAGGGGTAGAGTTCAAATTCAACCTGCAGCCGCTGAGCATTGAACTGAACGGCGCCGGCCGCGTGGCCGGGGTGAAAATGGTGCGCACTCAGCTGGGCGCGCCGGACGCCAACGGCCGCCAGGTGGCCGAGCAGGTGCCCGGCTCTGAACATGTGATCGACGCCGATGCGGTGGTGATGGCGTTCGGTTTCCGCCCGCACCGGATGGACTGGCTGGCGGCGCACGACGTGCAGCTCGACAAACAGGGCCGCATTCTGGCGCCGGAAAGCACCGACAACGCTTTCCAAACCAGCAACCCGAAAATCTTCGCCGGCGGTGACGCGGTGCGCGGTTCGGACCTGGTGGTAACGGCGATCGCCGAAGGCCGCAAGGCCGCCGACGGCATCATGAATTATCTGGAAGTGTAA
- the sspB gene encoding ClpXP protease specificity-enhancing factor produces MDMSQMTPRRPYLLRAFYDWLLDNQLTPHLVVDVTRPDVQVPMEFARDGQIVLNIAPRAVGNLELGNEEVHFNARFGGVPRQVSVPMAAVLAIYARENGAGTMFEPEAAYEAEGTFEGLDSETFPSESLMSVIDGDRPDIGDDQDPDDEPPQPPRGGRPALRVVK; encoded by the coding sequence ATGGACATGTCTCAGATGACTCCGCGCCGTCCGTACCTGCTGCGGGCCTTCTATGACTGGCTGCTTGATAACCAGCTGACGCCGCACCTGGTGGTGGACGTCACGCGTCCTGACGTGCAGGTGCCGATGGAGTTCGCCCGCGACGGCCAGATTGTGCTGAACATTGCGCCGCGTGCGGTCGGGAATCTGGAGCTGGGCAACGAAGAAGTGCACTTCAATGCGCGCTTCGGCGGCGTGCCGCGTCAGGTTTCGGTGCCGATGGCCGCGGTGCTGGCTATCTATGCCCGTGAGAACGGCGCAGGCACCATGTTCGAACCGGAAGCCGCCTACGAGGCGGAAGGCACCTTTGAGGGGCTGGACAGTGAGACTTTCCCTTCGGAAAGCCTGATGTCGGTGATTGACGGCGACCGCCCGGATATCGGCGATGACCAGGATCCGGATGACGAGCCGCCCCAGCCGCCGCGCGGTGGCCGCCCGGCGCTGCGCGTGGTGAAATAA
- the sspA gene encoding stringent starvation protein SspA: MAVAANKRSVMTLFSGPTDIFSHQVRIVLAEKGVSVEIEQVEMDNLPQDLIDLNPYQTVPTLVDRELTLYESRIIMEYLDERFPHPPLMPVYPVARGESRLMMLRIEKNWYSLMYKIEQSSGQEAESARRQLREELLAIAPIFGQTPYFMSEEFSLVDCYLAPLLWRLPQLGIELSGAGSKELKGYMTRVFERDAFLASLTEAEREMRLQTRG, translated from the coding sequence ATGGCTGTCGCTGCCAACAAACGTTCGGTAATGACGCTGTTTTCTGGCCCGACCGACATCTTTAGCCATCAAGTACGCATCGTACTGGCGGAGAAAGGTGTCAGCGTCGAGATCGAGCAGGTCGAGATGGACAACCTGCCGCAGGATCTTATTGACCTCAATCCTTACCAAACGGTGCCTACGCTGGTCGATCGCGAGCTGACCCTGTATGAGTCCCGCATCATCATGGAATATCTGGACGAGCGTTTCCCGCACCCGCCGCTGATGCCGGTTTACCCGGTCGCCCGTGGCGAGAGCCGTCTGATGATGCTGCGTATCGAGAAAAACTGGTACTCGCTGATGTACAAGATCGAGCAGAGCAGCGGCCAGGAAGCGGAATCCGCTCGTCGCCAACTGCGCGAAGAGCTGCTGGCGATCGCCCCGATCTTCGGCCAGACGCCGTACTTTATGAGCGAAGAGTTCAGCCTGGTGGATTGCTATCTGGCGCCGCTGCTGTGGCGTTTGCCGCAGTTGGGCATTGAACTGAGCGGCGCAGGCTCCAAAGAGCTGAAAGGCTATATGACCCGCGTGTTCGAACGCGACGCGTTCCTGGCCTCCCTGACCGAAGCCGAGCGCGAAATGCGCCTGCAGACCCGGGGCTAA
- the rpsI gene encoding 30S ribosomal protein S9: protein MAENQYYGTGRRKSSAARVFIKPGNGNIVINQRSLEQYFGRETARMVVRQPLELVDMVGKLDLYITVKGGGISGQAGAIRHGITRALMEYDETLRSELRKAGFVTRDARQVERKKVGLRKARRRPQFSKR, encoded by the coding sequence ATGGCTGAAAATCAATACTACGGCACTGGTCGCCGCAAAAGCTCCGCCGCTCGCGTCTTCATCAAGCCGGGCAACGGTAACATCGTTATCAACCAGCGCAGCCTGGAACAGTACTTCGGTCGCGAAACTGCCCGCATGGTAGTTCGTCAGCCGCTGGAACTGGTCGACATGGTTGGCAAACTGGATCTGTACATCACCGTTAAAGGTGGTGGTATCTCCGGTCAAGCTGGCGCTATCCGTCACGGTATCACCCGTGCACTGATGGAGTACGACGAGACTCTGCGTTCTGAACTGCGTAAAGCTGGCTTCGTCACTCGTGACGCTCGTCAGGTTGAACGTAAGAAAGTCGGCCTGCGTAAAGCACGTCGCCGTCCGCAGTTCTCCAAGCGTTAA
- the rplM gene encoding 50S ribosomal protein L13, which yields MKTFTAKPETVKRDWYVVDADGKTLGRLATELARRLRGKHKAEYTPHVDTGDYIIVLNAEKVAVTGNKRTDKVYYHHTGHIGGIKQATFEEMIARRPERVIEIAVKGMLPKGPLGRAMFRKLKVYAGTEHNHAAQQPQVLDI from the coding sequence ATGAAAACTTTTACAGCTAAACCAGAAACCGTAAAACGCGACTGGTACGTTGTTGATGCAGATGGTAAAACTTTAGGCCGTCTCGCTACTGAACTGGCTCGTCGCCTGCGCGGCAAGCATAAAGCGGAATACACCCCGCATGTGGATACCGGTGATTACATCATCGTTCTGAACGCAGAAAAAGTTGCTGTAACCGGCAACAAGCGTACTGACAAAGTGTACTATCACCACACCGGCCACATCGGTGGTATCAAGCAAGCGACCTTTGAAGAGATGATTGCCCGCCGTCCTGAGCGCGTGATTGAAATCGCGGTTAAAGGCATGCTGCCAAAGGGCCCGCTGGGTCGTGCTATGTTCCGTAAACTGAAAGTTTACGCGGGCACCGAGCACAATCACGCGGCACAGCAACCGCAAGTTCTGGACATTTAA
- the zapE gene encoding cell division protein ZapE, whose translation MQAQSPLSRYQRLLAAGEYQADEVQRQAVTQLDRIYQALQQAPAASAPSVGLRGKLSRLLGKGGETPKQRPVQGLYMWGGVGRGKTWLMDLFVHSLPGERKLRLHFHRFMLRVHEELTELQGQENPLEIVADGFKAQTDVLCFDEFFVSDITDAMLLATLLQALFARGITLVATSNIPPDDLYRNGLQRARFLPAIDLINQYCDVMNVDAGIDYRLRTLTQAHLYLTPLNEQTRETMDRMFLKLAGKAGEEAPVLQINHRPLQAIRAVDGVLAVDFHTLCEEARSQLDYIALSRLYHSVMLYNVQVMGPLKENTARRFLALVDEFYERHVKLVIAAEASMFEIYQGERLKFEYQRCLSRLQEMQSEEYLKLPHLP comes from the coding sequence ATGCAGGCACAATCACCGTTATCACGCTACCAGCGGCTGCTTGCTGCAGGGGAGTATCAGGCCGATGAGGTTCAACGCCAGGCCGTCACGCAGTTGGATCGCATTTATCAGGCGCTGCAGCAGGCGCCCGCCGCGAGCGCGCCGAGCGTCGGCCTGCGCGGCAAACTGAGCCGCCTGCTGGGCAAGGGCGGCGAAACGCCTAAACAGCGGCCGGTGCAGGGGCTGTATATGTGGGGCGGCGTCGGGCGCGGCAAAACCTGGCTGATGGACCTGTTCGTCCACAGCCTGCCGGGGGAACGCAAGCTGCGGCTGCATTTCCACCGCTTTATGCTGCGGGTGCACGAAGAGCTGACCGAGCTGCAGGGGCAGGAAAATCCGCTGGAGATCGTCGCAGACGGTTTTAAAGCGCAAACCGACGTGCTGTGCTTCGACGAGTTCTTCGTTTCCGACATCACCGACGCCATGCTGTTGGCTACCTTGCTGCAGGCGCTGTTCGCCCGTGGCATTACGCTGGTGGCCACCTCCAACATTCCGCCGGACGATTTGTATCGCAACGGCCTGCAGCGTGCGCGCTTCCTGCCGGCTATCGATCTTATCAACCAGTACTGCGACGTAATGAACGTCGACGCCGGCATCGACTACCGCCTGCGCACCTTAACGCAGGCGCACCTGTATCTGACGCCGCTCAATGAGCAGACGCGAGAAACCATGGACCGGATGTTCTTGAAATTGGCGGGCAAGGCCGGGGAAGAGGCGCCGGTATTGCAGATCAATCACCGGCCGCTGCAGGCAATACGCGCTGTGGACGGCGTGCTGGCGGTAGATTTCCATACCCTGTGCGAAGAAGCGCGCAGCCAGCTCGACTATATTGCTCTGTCGCGCCTGTACCACAGCGTGATGCTGTATAATGTACAGGTGATGGGCCCGCTGAAAGAGAACACCGCGCGCCGCTTCCTGGCGCTGGTGGACGAATTCTACGAGCGTCACGTCAAGCTGGTGATCGCCGCCGAGGCGTCGATGTTCGAGATCTACCAGGGGGAGCGGCTGAAGTTTGAGTACCAACGCTGCCTGTCGCGCCTGCAGGAGATGCAGAGCGAAGAGTATCTCAAGCTGCCGCATCTGCCCTGA
- the zapG gene encoding Z-ring associated protein ZapG, with protein MTWEYALIGLVVGIVIGAVAMRFGNRKLRQQQVLQHELDKSKTELEEYRQELVGHFARSAELLDNMARDYRQLYQHMAKSSNNLLPDLPLQENPFRFRLTEAEADNDQAPVEMPRDYSEGASGLLRGQAPRRD; from the coding sequence ATGACCTGGGAGTATGCGCTGATTGGTTTGGTCGTCGGTATCGTCATTGGTGCGGTAGCGATGCGTTTTGGTAACCGTAAATTACGTCAACAACAAGTTTTGCAACACGAGCTGGATAAGAGCAAAACCGAGCTGGAAGAGTATCGTCAGGAGCTGGTCGGCCACTTTGCCCGCAGCGCCGAGCTGCTGGACAACATGGCGCGCGATTATCGCCAGCTGTACCAACACATGGCGAAAAGCTCCAATAACCTGCTGCCGGACCTGCCGCTCCAGGAAAACCCGTTCCGCTTTCGCCTGACCGAAGCCGAAGCGGACAACGATCAGGCGCCGGTAGAAATGCCGCGCGACTACTCCGAAGGCGCATCCGGCCTGCTGCGCGGCCAGGCGCCGCGCCGCGACTGA
- the degQ gene encoding serine endoprotease DegQ, which produces MKKKSLILSALAMSIGLTLASVPAASAAMPVAVQGQPLPSLAPMLEKVLPAVVSVHVEGTQVQRQQQLPEELKRFFGPNYPGQQPSARPFEGLGSGVIIDAAKGYVLTNNHVINNADKIRVQLNDGRELDAKLVGRDEQSDIALLQLSDVKNLTAIKMADSDQLRVGDFAVAVGNPFGLGQTATSGIISALGRSGLNLEGLENFIQTDASINRGNSGGALVNLNGELIGINTAILAPSGGNVGIGFAIPSNMAQNLSQQLIEFGQVKRGLLGIKGSEMTPDMAKAFNSDAQRGAFVSEVLPKSAAAKAGIKAGDILVSVDGKPVSSFAELRAKVGTTAPGKTIKVGLLRDGKPQEVSVTLDNSESASTNAETLSPALQGVSLSNGALPSGDKGVKVDNVDKGSTAAQIGLQKGDVIIGVNRQRVDSITALRKVLEAKPPVMALNVVRGSETIYLLLR; this is translated from the coding sequence ATGAAGAAAAAGTCGTTAATTCTTAGTGCACTGGCAATGAGCATTGGCCTGACATTGGCCTCCGTACCGGCGGCCAGCGCCGCGATGCCGGTCGCCGTTCAGGGGCAGCCGCTGCCGAGCCTGGCGCCGATGCTGGAAAAAGTGTTGCCCGCAGTGGTCAGCGTACACGTTGAGGGCACCCAGGTGCAGCGTCAGCAGCAGCTGCCTGAGGAGCTCAAACGCTTCTTCGGCCCCAATTATCCTGGCCAGCAGCCGAGCGCTCGCCCGTTTGAAGGGCTGGGTTCCGGCGTCATCATCGACGCCGCCAAAGGCTACGTTCTGACTAACAACCACGTCATCAACAACGCCGATAAAATCCGCGTGCAGCTGAACGACGGCCGCGAGCTGGACGCCAAGCTGGTCGGCCGCGATGAACAATCCGATATCGCCCTGCTGCAGCTCAGCGACGTGAAAAACCTGACCGCCATTAAAATGGCCGATTCCGATCAGCTGCGCGTCGGCGACTTCGCCGTGGCGGTCGGTAACCCGTTTGGCCTCGGCCAGACCGCCACCTCCGGCATCATCTCGGCGTTGGGGCGCAGCGGCCTGAATCTGGAAGGGCTGGAAAACTTTATCCAGACCGACGCCTCGATCAACCGCGGCAACTCCGGCGGCGCGCTGGTTAACCTCAACGGCGAGCTGATCGGCATCAACACCGCCATTTTGGCGCCGAGCGGCGGCAACGTCGGCATCGGCTTCGCCATTCCAAGCAACATGGCGCAGAACCTCAGCCAGCAGCTGATCGAATTCGGCCAGGTGAAACGCGGCCTGCTGGGCATCAAGGGCAGCGAAATGACGCCGGACATGGCCAAGGCCTTCAATAGCGATGCCCAGCGCGGTGCCTTCGTCAGCGAAGTGCTGCCGAAATCCGCCGCCGCCAAGGCGGGCATCAAGGCCGGCGATATTTTAGTTTCCGTCGACGGTAAACCGGTCAGCAGCTTCGCCGAACTGCGCGCCAAGGTCGGCACCACTGCGCCGGGCAAAACCATCAAGGTCGGTCTGCTGCGCGACGGCAAGCCGCAGGAAGTGTCGGTCACGCTGGACAACAGCGAAAGCGCGTCCACCAATGCCGAAACCCTGTCCCCGGCGCTGCAGGGGGTTTCCCTCAGCAACGGCGCGCTGCCGAGCGGCGACAAGGGCGTGAAGGTCGATAACGTGGACAAAGGCTCAACCGCAGCACAGATCGGCCTGCAAAAAGGCGATGTGATTATTGGCGTTAACCGCCAGCGCGTTGACAGCATCACCGCCCTGCGCAAAGTGCTTGAAGCCAAACCACCGGTCATGGCGCTCAATGTGGTGCGCGGCAGCGAAACCATTTATCTGCTGCTGCGTTAA